The Helicobacter pylori genome includes a window with the following:
- a CDS encoding AI-2E family transporter produces MKAQYFFWILFLIGFYWMIYLYQDFLMDALIAGLLCVGFFQVKVFLDKRFFNVVSSFLCVLVLASVLIVPLYFIVYKSSNIIFEINFEKFSALIKWLKGTITENLSHFPTIHDGASKFLENFSAASITGYLLKISSYVGRYSLKLITDALFILGLLFFFFYYGERFYRYFFGVLPLGINQSKKIFEEVAGILRIVLLTSLITVILEGVAFGVMIVWFGHDGWSLGILYGLASLVPAVGGALIWIPIAIYELYHGNVNEAIFIALYSILLISVLIDSVIKPILIVFIKKRIFKTTLKINEMLIFFSMIAGISQFGFWGIIVGPTITAFFIALLRLYENYFIQNDQKACE; encoded by the coding sequence ATGAAAGCTCAGTATTTCTTTTGGATTCTTTTTTTGATTGGTTTTTATTGGATGATCTATTTGTATCAAGATTTTTTAATGGATGCATTGATCGCTGGGCTTTTGTGCGTGGGGTTTTTTCAAGTGAAAGTTTTTCTGGATAAACGCTTTTTCAATGTTGTCAGTTCGTTTTTATGCGTTTTGGTTTTAGCGAGCGTTTTGATCGTGCCGTTGTATTTTATTGTTTATAAAAGTTCTAATATCATTTTTGAAATCAATTTTGAAAAATTTTCAGCTCTAATCAAATGGCTTAAAGGGACAATCACTGAAAATTTATCGCATTTTCCTACCATTCATGATGGAGCGAGCAAGTTTTTAGAAAATTTTAGCGCCGCTTCAATCACGGGCTATTTGTTGAAAATAAGCAGCTATGTGGGGAGATACAGCTTGAAACTCATTACAGACGCCTTGTTTATCTTGGGGCTGTTGTTTTTCTTTTTTTATTACGGGGAGAGATTTTATCGTTATTTTTTTGGGGTCTTGCCTCTTGGAATCAATCAAAGCAAAAAGATTTTTGAAGAAGTGGCTGGGATTTTACGCATCGTGCTTTTAACTTCTCTCATCACGGTTATTTTAGAGGGCGTGGCGTTTGGGGTGATGATCGTATGGTTTGGGCATGACGGCTGGTCTTTAGGGATTTTATACGGCCTAGCGTCTTTGGTGCCGGCTGTTGGGGGGGCTTTGATCTGGATTCCTATAGCGATTTATGAGCTTTATCATGGAAATGTGAATGAGGCTATTTTTATCGCTTTGTATTCCATTTTATTGATTAGCGTGCTGATTGATAGCGTGATCAAGCCAATTTTAATCGTATTCATCAAAAAAAGAATCTTTAAAACCACCCTTAAAATCAATGAAATGCTGATTTTCTTTTCCATGATTGCTGGGATTTCACAATTTGGTTTTTGGGGGATTATTGTAGGGCCTACTATCACGGCGTTTTTTATTGCGTTACTGCGATTGTATGAAAATTACTTTATCCAAAACGATCAAAAAGCATGCGAATGA